The proteins below come from a single Triticum aestivum cultivar Chinese Spring chromosome 5D, IWGSC CS RefSeq v2.1, whole genome shotgun sequence genomic window:
- the LOC123119183 gene encoding protein FAR-RED ELONGATED HYPOCOTYL 3 — MFEEFGRLLIEGMSYNVKEVEKMRKYVATHNNAAKRDKWSRVECEVNINEDQSEFICECGHFEHTGMLCSHVLRVMDILHLEEIPVKHILKRWNTDARDILLQHLVHDQKDHSVNLSFTCRSSMLYQKAMEVEQMGDASAESFEHTFAGLEALLVSGAPLAQKRDGSGFEDLMASLGSGRFPGNGRLCLLGATGLTNAIVVGTLLV, encoded by the exons ATGTTTGAGGAGTTTGGTCGCCTGCTGATTGAAGGGATGTCGTACAATGTGAAGGAAGTAGAGAAGATGAGGAAATATGTTGCAACACACAACAATGCAGCCAAAAGAGATAAATGGAGCAGAGTGGAGTGTGAGGTGAACATAAATGAAGATCAATCAGAGTTTATATGTGAATGTGGCCATTTCGAGCATACTGGGATGCTATGCAGCCATGTTTTAAGG GTGATGGATATACTTCATCTGGAGGAAATCCCTGTGAAACACATACTCAAGCGGTGGAACACGGACGCGAGGGACATACTTCTTCAACATCTGGTGCATGACCAGAAGGACCATTCAGTGAACTTATCCTTCACTTGCAGGAGCTCGATGCTATACCAGAAAGCCATGGAAGTTGAACAGATGGGCGATGCTAGTGCAGAATCATTCGAGCACACGTTTGCTGGCCTGGAAGCTTTGTTGGTGAGTGGCGCACCTTTAGCACAGAAGAGGGATGGTTCGGGCTTTGAGGACCTTATGGCAAGTTTGGGCAGTGGTAGATTTCCTGGAAATGGGAGGCTGTGTTTGTTGGGGGCAACGGGCCTGACCAATGCAATAGTGGTGGGCACTCTGTTAGTGTGA